From a region of the Bradyrhizobium diazoefficiens genome:
- a CDS encoding DUF3008 family protein, with product MPAKSRAQQKAAGAALSAKRKETKVSDLKGASKSMYRSMNEEELEDMASTKRKGKPEHRSDD from the coding sequence ATGCCCGCGAAATCCCGTGCACAGCAGAAGGCTGCCGGAGCAGCTCTTTCCGCCAAACGTAAGGAAACGAAAGTCTCCGATCTGAAAGGCGCCTCGAAGTCAATGTACAGGTCCATGAACGAGGAGGAGCTCGAAGATATGGCTTCCACCAAACGCAAGGGAAAGCCTGAACACCGGTCGGACGACTGA
- a CDS encoding DUF4118 domain-containing protein: MRRAGLFGVSRVRPWSWQAFLLGFVVVMMSAALQGVCVAFGAKLYFAAFLPSLFVVGIIAGAPAAGFAVLLTIAVVWWGFMPPFFRFSPLTSDSADSINLFFLLSVLLIGLADLCRETMRIISRGGLKP; encoded by the coding sequence ATGAGACGTGCAGGTCTGTTTGGCGTATCGCGGGTACGGCCATGGTCGTGGCAGGCGTTTCTGCTCGGATTCGTGGTGGTCATGATGTCTGCGGCGCTTCAGGGCGTCTGCGTCGCGTTCGGCGCAAAACTCTACTTCGCGGCCTTCCTGCCCAGCCTGTTCGTGGTCGGCATCATCGCGGGTGCGCCGGCGGCGGGGTTCGCCGTGCTGCTCACCATTGCGGTGGTGTGGTGGGGCTTCATGCCGCCGTTCTTCCGGTTCAGCCCGCTCACCAGCGACTCTGCGGATTCCATCAACCTGTTCTTCCTGCTCTCGGTGCTTCTGATCGGCCTTGCCGATCTCTGCCGCGAGACGATGAGGATCATCAGCCGCGGCGGGTTGAAGCCCTAG
- a CDS encoding LysR family transcriptional regulator, which yields MSVKEFSYNGPGHAATQLRHLTIRQLRSLAALSAKGSVTAASGHLGLTQPAVTQQLRQLQDLAGLPLVQRTGDGMLLTEAGKEVLALAERVEAAIMDCQGALDLLAGRSGGAVHLGAVSTAKYFVPHAIAAFSKRYPKIEIKLTIGNREEIREAMHGYDLDFAVMGRPPADVSVDVRQLGRNPHIIVARKGHWLEKDSGLSLTDLVHETFLTREPGSGTRTLMEGMFQKSDLEPIIGMEMSSNETIKQAVIAGLGIAFISAHTVAHELTEGRLIVLDVAGLPIVRQWYVIRRSDKVLLPPAQAMFDFLGSEGSNYLPDVPEFGGR from the coding sequence ATGAGCGTCAAAGAATTTTCTTATAATGGCCCCGGCCATGCAGCGACTCAGCTCCGGCATCTGACGATCCGGCAGCTGCGCTCGCTCGCGGCGCTCTCGGCCAAGGGCAGCGTGACGGCAGCCTCCGGCCATCTCGGGCTGACCCAGCCGGCCGTGACCCAGCAGCTCCGGCAGCTTCAGGACCTCGCGGGCCTGCCGTTGGTGCAACGGACCGGCGACGGCATGCTGCTGACGGAGGCGGGCAAGGAGGTTCTTGCGCTGGCCGAGCGGGTCGAGGCCGCCATCATGGATTGCCAGGGCGCGCTCGACCTGCTCGCGGGGCGTAGCGGCGGCGCCGTGCATCTCGGCGCGGTCTCGACCGCCAAATATTTCGTGCCGCACGCGATCGCGGCATTCTCCAAGCGGTACCCCAAGATCGAGATCAAGCTGACCATCGGCAATCGCGAGGAGATCCGCGAGGCCATGCACGGCTACGACCTCGATTTCGCGGTGATGGGTCGGCCACCGGCCGACGTCAGCGTCGACGTCCGCCAGCTCGGGCGCAATCCGCACATCATCGTCGCGCGCAAGGGACACTGGCTGGAGAAGGATTCCGGCCTCAGCCTGACCGATCTCGTGCACGAGACCTTCCTCACCCGCGAGCCCGGCTCCGGCACGCGGACGCTGATGGAGGGCATGTTCCAGAAGTCCGACCTCGAGCCGATCATCGGCATGGAGATGAGCAGCAACGAGACCATCAAGCAGGCTGTGATTGCCGGGCTCGGCATTGCCTTCATCTCGGCCCACACCGTGGCGCATGAGCTCACCGAGGGCCGGCTCATCGTGCTCGACGTCGCTGGCCTGCCGATCGTACGGCAATGGTACGTGATCCGCCGCAGCGACAAGGTGCTGCTGCCGCCGGCGCAGGCGATGTTCGATTTTCTGGGCTCGGAAGGGTCGAACTATCTGCCCGACGTGCCCGAATTCGGCGGACGATGA
- a CDS encoding class 1 fructose-bisphosphatase: MIGQLRLDDHLQRYCETAPHALAVAAAVDAIATAAIEIADLIATGDLADASGLTTGRNSDGDLQRNLDVQADAILRRCLGKLPIAALASEEMREAQIGDREAKICIAIDPLDGSSNIDINMTVGTIFSVLPAPDDLALAFHQRGSAQLAAGFVTYGPQTSLVLTLGEGVDIFTLDRKAGCFRLARSGAQIAEAGEEFAINASNRRHWDPPVRAFIDECLAGVEGPANHDFNMRWVGSLVAEAYRILTRGGVFLYPSDARPGYGDGRLRLTYEAHPMAMIVEQAGGSATTGRERILDLSAQSLHQRVPLILGSSNEVRRVEELHCDPLLVASVSAPLFARRGFFRL, from the coding sequence ATGATCGGGCAACTCAGGCTGGACGACCACCTTCAACGGTACTGCGAGACCGCGCCGCATGCGCTGGCCGTGGCGGCCGCGGTCGATGCCATCGCGACTGCGGCCATCGAGATCGCCGACCTCATCGCCACCGGCGATCTCGCGGACGCCTCCGGCCTGACCACCGGCCGCAACAGCGACGGCGACCTCCAGCGCAATCTCGATGTGCAGGCGGATGCGATCCTGCGCCGTTGCCTCGGCAAGCTGCCGATCGCAGCGCTCGCGTCGGAAGAGATGCGTGAGGCCCAGATCGGCGACCGTGAGGCAAAGATCTGCATCGCGATCGATCCGCTCGACGGCTCCTCCAACATCGACATCAACATGACGGTGGGTACGATTTTCTCGGTCCTGCCCGCTCCGGACGACCTCGCGCTCGCCTTCCATCAGCGCGGCTCGGCGCAGCTTGCGGCGGGCTTCGTTACCTACGGCCCGCAGACCTCGCTGGTGCTGACGCTGGGCGAGGGCGTCGACATCTTCACGCTCGATCGCAAGGCAGGCTGTTTCCGCCTCGCGCGCAGCGGTGCGCAGATCGCCGAGGCTGGCGAGGAGTTCGCGATCAACGCGTCGAACCGCCGGCACTGGGATCCGCCGGTGCGCGCCTTCATCGACGAGTGCCTCGCCGGCGTCGAGGGGCCCGCCAACCACGATTTCAACATGCGCTGGGTCGGCTCGCTGGTTGCCGAGGCCTATCGCATCCTCACCCGCGGCGGCGTCTTCCTCTATCCCTCGGACGCACGTCCCGGCTACGGCGACGGCCGCCTGCGCCTCACCTACGAGGCGCATCCGATGGCCATGATCGTCGAACAGGCCGGCGGCTCGGCCACGACGGGCCGCGAGCGCATCCTCGACCTCTCGGCACAGAGCCTGCATCAGCGGGTGCCGCTGATCTTGGGCTCAAGCAACGAGGTGCGCCGGGTCGAGGAACTGCATTGCGATCCGCTGCTGGTCGCCAGCGTCTCCGCGCCGCTGTTCGCGCGGCGTGGCTTCTTCCGGCTGTGA